The sequence below is a genomic window from Pygocentrus nattereri isolate fPygNat1 chromosome 16, fPygNat1.pri, whole genome shotgun sequence.
AGTAGAGCATTTTGCATCAAAGCACTCaatcactttatttacatcataactctttaattaaattgaaatttttaaaaaattagcaGAGTTACCCTTTAAGTTTATTATAGCCTAAAACTAGGCTGAATGTTTGTTCTGGAAGCCAACCCACCAGTTAAACTACCTGTGTCAGAACTAGGTGGGCTACTGCATTTGATTGATTTGATGGTACACCTTCTTTAACATTTGTTTCTCCAGGCCACTCTGTCTGCGCTGGAGGAGAAGCTGTCCTTATCTCGGTCTGAGGTGGATCAGGTCAAAGCCTCTGTGAAGCAGTATGAAAGTTTAGTGGAGAGTTACAAAGTCCAGGTGTGCTCATCGTGCTGATGCATACTCATACGCACACATTCAGCTTCATAAATAGCAAACAAATGCTGGTAACACATTTGCTCATTTATAAACAAGCATTACTGGCGTGTTTTACCACTTGTGCTATGTCAGGCGTGGCCATGCAATTCTCATTTAAAAGTGCCACTATTGATTCATTGATTCATAACACAGTCCTGCAATGAAGAACATTGGAACCATTCTGACAGTAATTTTCCTGGTAAGAAGTTGATGTGGATTAAATTGTATTTTCTacaaatgttttcaaacttgTTTGGTCCCACATGCAACACAATGTACACACTCAGCTGAAGAACTAATATATACCAGCAACACGTTTTGATCTgtttgaaaacatcagcataGTAATACTTCCAACTGCTGTTGTGCgagaacagaggagaagaaAATGACATGCTTGAGACTTTCAGATGGACAGATTTTACTGGCACTGTGGTTAAAACAGCCTGTTGTTTCTTCATCAAAATCAGTGTTTGGCAAATCTGCCTCATGCGAATGGAAAGTAGGTTTGGAAGTTGGAATCCAAATCAGTGAAGAGTGATTAGAGATTCTAATTACGATTGAGTAGATTTATTGCAAGcagtttacttttatttttcagtttacaaTGGATTTTACAAATGGATTTTTTACTaactgatatttaatatttggtTTGCACATTTGAAAATtgaatgttaaatattaaacacaaatattaatcaaaatgtatttgttttgaaTATACCAATTGGTTAACTTATGTTGGTAAAACTTATTACTACAGTAATGATTGCAGTTAACTATTATTGGTCAGTACTTCTTCCATTCAAATTTGTAGCTTGACTTTGTGTGGTTCATTAATATATATGAGCTCACTTACATGTCAATTCTGTTTGGCTCTTGCTCAGGACACTGGTGAAAATACTGTGGCATTATAAAACACTGGCGCACTAATCAACACCATGGTGACGTAATGGATAGCTCTTATTTACCGTAACACACATTTTTCCTAACTgtgcgctgctgctgctgcgttTTATGAATCTGGCCCACAATTATAAGAGGAGTCAATTAATGAGCGAAGAGGCTTTAACAGCACAAGGACATTTTTATGGTATAAGGCAGAAGGAGCACAACTTGTGAACTGCACATCTAGCCCAAAACATAATGGATTTGTATGGGCATGTGTATGTCTTTAGGTGCAGAAGACACGTGCGGAGGCAGATGAGTACAGTGTGCGTCTGCAGCAGGCTGAGAGGGAGGCACGAGTGGTGAGAGAAGACCTGGATCAGGAGATTGAGCAGGTCAGGAAGCAGCTGCTGAGTCGCCTAACGGAGCTGGAGCCTCTGCCTGAGGCCCTGAGACTCTCCGAGCTCCAGCTGCAAGAGGCACAGGAGAAGGAGCATGTACAAGAGAGGAAGAGTGCTGAGCTTTCTACTGCCCTCGCAGACCTGCGCATAaaggtgtgtgaatgtgtattgTTTTTGTACGTTTTCATTGTCCTGACTTTGTAGATAAACAGGGCTAACCTATGAAGTCAGGACAAACGTGGTGCATTAATGATTACCATTAAATGTTACCAAAAACTGATGGATAATGATGAGcaaacaagaattttgtctttaaaaTTATATGATCTGATGAGTCATGCTTGGTATGACCACGGACATTAACAAACACAGTTAAAAGGccagttttgatttcaggttaacTTTAAAACTGACAGGACAAAAACGTTTCTTTTAGGgttaaaacacactgaatgacaTTCATAGCCAAGTAGCATAATACATTTTGTAACTACCTAGTAGACAGTGATAGGATCTTATATAATCAAAGCATAAACCTAAACGACATCTGGTGAGCTACATCCCTAAGTTTTTACATTCTTTAAGTTTCGGCactttatttgagtttaagTAAACAAtcttatctgtgtgtgtgtgtgtgtgtgtgtgtgtatatatatgtatcaaataacacatcctagatctgaatgaatgaaatattctcattgaatactttgttctgtacaaagttgaatgtgctgacaacaaaatcacacaaaaatcatcaatggaaatcaaatgtattaaccaatggaggcctggatttggagtcacacacaaaattaaagtggaaataCACACTACAgcctgatccaactttgatgtaatgtccttaaaacaagtcaaaatgaggctcagtattgtgtgtgtggcctccacatgcctgtatgacatccctacaatgcctgggcatgctcctgatgtgttatttgagtgttccctttatttttatatatatatatatatatatatatatatatatatatatatatatatatatatatatatatacacatatacacagtggtgcttgaaagtttctgaaccctttagaattttctatatttctgcataaatttgacctaaaacatcatcaaatTTTCACATAGGTCCTAAAGGTAGATAGTGTAacttagaagttaccctggggtcctttgtgacctcgGCAACTTTTACACaccttgctcttggagtgatctttgttggtcgcCACTCCTGAGGAGGGAAACGATGGTCTttaatttcctccatttgtacacaaacTGTCTGACTGaggattggtggagtccaaatTCTTTAGAGacggttttgtaaccttttccagcctgatgagcatcaacaactctttttctgaggtcctcagaaatctcctttgtacGGGCAAcgatacacttccataaacatgtgttgtgaagagcagatCTTTGATAGATccttgttctttaaataaatgatcatttggatcattttcctcaataaacaaatgaccaagtataatatttttgtgtcatttgtttagctgggttctctttatctactttcaAGACTTTGAAAATCTGTTGATGTTTTAGTtcataattatgcagaaatatagaaaattctaaaccTGCTGGACATAaagctgtaatgtaatgtatgtttttttgtgcAGGTAGAGCAGCAGGGCACCCAGATGGAGATGGCACAGCATAAGAACATGGTGTTACTTGAGGAGAACAAGCAGTTCCAGCACAAGCTGGAGGCCCTCAATAGGTAATTCACCATGACTGATGGGCAACTCATACAGCAGCAAACATCAAATAAGTTCAAGCAGTATAACAGAGCcataatttttaaacaaataagagGTGTGCAGTGTGCAGCTTTTTTGAAGCTTTgtctccatttttcatttttgtaaccAGAAAGTTGGAGGAGGTCAACACACAAAATGGAGATCTCATGCAGGTCATAGCAAAACGAGAGGAAACCATTCTAAACAACCAGGTGCGTCTAGAGGAGAAGTCACGGGAGTGCACTATTTTGACCCGGCAATTGGAAGAAGCTCTGGAAGATGCTAGACGACAGGTCTGTATGTTTGAAATAAAGGACTTCTTAATCTTTAGGGTTCTTTTGACCGCCTAACCTCAGTATGTTCatagtttatttgtttggctGGCAGAATGACTTCCAGAGTTGTGCATTGTGTCCTGTTAGTTTAGTGAAACGTCTCTTTCACAATTGTTATGTCTAATATGACTTTTAACAGGTGTCCCATACCAGAGAACGTGCTGCTTCTAAAGAACGTACCACTCAGTCCAAGGTGGTAGACCTGGAGACACAGCTGAGTAGAACCTCCTCAGAGCTCAACCAGCTGCGACGAGCCAAAGAAGAAGTGagtacaaaacattttaattgtgGACATGACCCTGTCATGTTAGACGACTGGCTACAAACTATCTAAATGCTTGTCTCCAAAAGTGGCTGTTATTATGCCATACAATGCAGCATGTTTGCTAACTGTATTACATGCAGTTGAATAAATAGAGATTAGAGTCTGACTAATATTCAATAATGTTTTCATGTATAACTGCAAAAATATCATTGCTAAAGCACCAGTAATTACAGACTTTTTTGGGTGTCGCACTGCCAGTATGCAAACTTAGATGACGGGGCAAAACCTGGGGCCCACCTGTTTAATTATATGACAGCAAGCAGTACAAAGTGAACTGGTAACTTTAACACAAACGACCATCATGGTTGAAATAACAAAAGCGTGGAAATTCCGAACTTAATTTTTAGcatgaaaataatgttttaacaaCATTTTATGACGATAGCTAAAAGGTAATTCACATAAACCTTAACTGCGAACGATGTCTGATTAGCTATATCCCCAAGTGCTATAGTATTTACATTCTCAAGTTACCACactttatttgagtttaagTAAACAATCTTATCTTTAGGTAAAGCAATGTGCAACCAAAATCCCTGATGTATAAAATTTAAATCAAAATATTTGAtataaaaatccaaaaatattaaaaacatatcAGCCAGTATTATTGTTGATCAGAATTTATAGTCACTTAAAAGTTTTTGATATGAAATTTTTTTCATATCAGTCAGACCATAGTAGGAATACAAACACATCATTTTAAGTCTAAAATGGAACAGCAGTGCAACAATGTGATCTCTGACTCCTTTTAACTACTGTACTGTAGCAACTTCACATATGTGACATCTTCACAGAATAAACAGATTTATTGGCAGATTTAGCAATGATAACCAAGCAATGCGGGATATAGCAATATGTCCATTGTTATTGAATTGAGTGCATTTGCCAAGCTGCACTGTCTGCTCTCTCAGGCGGAGAGGAGGTTCCAGAGCCGTTTGCAGGATGTTAAAGACCGTCTGGAGCAGTCAGACAGTACCAACCGCAGTCTGCAGAACTATGTCCAGTTCCTCAAAGCTTCCTATGCCAGCGTGTTTGGAGAATCTGCTCTTACCAGTTCCTCCCTCCGAGCCCACTCGCAGATCTGAGAGCTGCATTAGATCTTAGCTGAGGTGACtaaaaacacacacgcacataagAGTGTATACTGTATACACTGTATGTATGACCTGAGTTTATGTGGACACTCATTTTATGTATGTGAGAACCAAAGACTCTATTCTCACGGCTTCCTCTTTCTACTACACATGATCCCTTCTAGTATTATCGCTGGATAATATGAAGAggaataattcatttttagtcAAGAATAATTTTGCTGCTTTACAAATAGTTGCTTCTTTTAAGATCCTATGCATTTAACTATATTACTCACTGAATTCAGTAGTTCTGCACCCCTGCAAAGTATTCACAGAATAATGTGATAATCTATATTACCAATCTGATTTCAGTCCTTTAAATAACAGTTCATGAATAGTTTACATTCTAATATACAGAGAAAAGTCCAATtacataaacattaaataataccTCTTTTGTGTCATAGAATTTGTAGAGATTAGGCCTGAAAGGTGACTCCTGGATATGGGACTAAAACTAGGGTAATATTTTCCATTAGGCCATTCCTTTTTATATTCATTTGGCCATCACTGATGTGGTTTATATAACTTTCTTGGTTGCTGTCAGAATAAGGTACTGTATTTAAACATAATCTTCAGAATGTGTTCacataaattatttatttctgtgaaaGTTTGCAATCTACCTGTCATGACAAAGATCCACTGAAAATCTGCAGTTTCATGTTGTCATTAGTGGTGGGCactatggcaaaaatgtaacacaACAATACTTCAGgaaattttcacaatacacaatgtGTAGCactatatttagtttttctgaggttggATGAGTTGGAACTCgtgcaaaaaaaatgcatcagaggtgcagttttcaaaaatactgtcaaaaacaatgaaagccTTGATTCTTATTGTTTCaaatactgcactgcactaaatcctaTTACCCAAGCCTAATTATTCTGGCTTTTGGTCAGTTTTCTTTACATAAGATTATATCCACATCTATGATGATGCCTAGAAAAGcattttgtgatgtaatttatcacaatatttataaatattgtcatattgcccacccctggtCATCATTCAAGTCCCATCCTCAGCGAGGCTATATATGAGGGTATTCACTCAGGGTAATGCCAGGTTTTGAAGATGTTACCACCTACTTTTAACTGAGGTGATTTTAGGTAACTAGTGGACTGTTCCGGAGGGTTCTGACTGAAGAATTCATCAATGGGTGCtactgtattttgtttttgttttttgtttttttacacacttcaCAATGTATGTAGCTATACATATCATAtacattcatttattgaagTTACACTTGCACTTTTACTATAGGCTGTTGCAGTTTATCAGATGATGtgaaataacaaaacaatatcTCATACTGTTGTCTGTTTATAGATTAAATAGATTAGAAGCTGTAATTTGAtcagtgtattttatatatatgaagTGTATAGATTTTTATTGATGTAtattaaaaagcttttttatgtttgaacagagaatgtgtctgtgtggttggGGAAATTAAACAGAGGCCATCAACCTCAAAATAGTGTGAGGAGTATGCGGCCATATGTCCACGTATTCTAAAAAGGGAGAAGCAGGTAATTTACCACTTTAATGCATAAATTACTAAAAACACATCCAgatttttaaagacatttttattactCAGCAGAGcataaaatgctttaaattCCACTATGGACATCATGCATTAAGAATAGAAACAAGTAAGAAGTATACTTTTCCCCAGTTAGGTCAAATTTTATGTATGCATACACAAAGTGTGGACTAGTATGTCTGAGAAAATGGTTGCGTTCCTGTTACTGCCTGGCATCTTGGACTGAGTGTTTGCACTGAAAAAGCAAACTGAATTCACACCAGTGGTTAATGTTACCTCATGATAAAGTGGTTTGGAGGTTGCTCACATCTAATTTACCAGGAAAATTGCCTCAGATCAGTTGTCCAGGGTTAAAGCTTACTCAACCAGGAAAGAATATAAGTCATCAAAACAGAACTGTAATGTGCCGCTTAAGTTACATGCATTATGTTTAACATTGCTCTTTAACTCAAGATACTTCAGTCTTCAGCAAGGTCAGTCTGTTTTTCAGAAGACGCTGATGTTTCAGCTGAAGACGTTGATTTCTTCAGCTTCATGGCCTTCACAGCAGACTGCAAAACCAACGCTTTCCTTTGCCATTTCATAGCCTTGTGTGACTGCTCTGACAGTTCTTTTTggtacttttttatttgaagttgAGCAGTAAGCAATTTTAGTTTATAAAAATTTTCAATTGTTTGAAGGCGTTCCTCACAATCACACATGCTTCTTGGGGTCTCTGTGAGTGTAGCTGATGTTTCTTGCTTTTCGGTTAGATTTCCAGGCTTTTTTACATCTTGCGCTTCCTGTAATTAACAAGGAGAAAAGCTTGTTAATAGCTGTAGAATTAATGCACATGATATTTGTAGACAATTTACACATGGACAGTTAATGTACATATCTTCTGTCCTTTgggtttcaaaataaaagcacaaattCTACAGTTTGCTCCATCTGTAATAATACTTATGATACTctgtgtccaaaagtatccagacaccctttTAATTGGTGAACCTTAAGTACTTTAGTACATTGCTGACACTGCCTTTCAGCTTGTATAATCCCCACTGAAAAGCACGGAGCAATAGAGCATccgcacatgagcctaaggtcaccacaACCAAagccaagtgtcagctagaggggtataaaactccccagcattgggctgtagagcagtggaactgcattctctggagtgatggtgtATCagccaacacctttgggatgagtggGAATGGCGTTTGTGGTCCAGAATAAATCATCCAACCTGACCtcattcatgcttttgttatgTTCAAACATCTAGTTTAAAGTCTTCTTAGAAGattagaagctgttactgcagcaaagggggactaACTTCCTACTAATACACTTAATgtcagaagaaacgctggatgAGCAGGGATCCACtatttttggacatataatgtaACTCAACttctataacacaaatatactGTGTAAAATTAAGTAAGAATCAATGTGGTGGCATTACTAGCCAATAAAAACGTACCATAAACTCAGCTGGAGAAAAAACAGTGGGAATTGCATCTGGAAGTAGATGAGCTGAACCATCAAAGCACTCTGGGCTGAAATGAGCAGAGCATAATACCGAAGATTCTGATGGAGTCCACCCTTCAGGTTTTCCCATGTTGGCTATCCACTGCTGAAGATACCCCTCCTTCTGGGGAAAGCTGAGGAAAATAACATCATTAGTATGATGACAAAATAGTCATATTAAAGCAGAGTGGGGAACTCTGGTCCTGCAGGGCTGGATTCCTGTATGGTTGGACCATGAGAGCAGGGAAATGACCAAAACGTGCTGGTCTCCAGCATTCAGTTCCCCACCTCCGACCCCTGTCTTAATGGGTCATTCTATGGAATGGTTCAATACACTGTCCCTCCCTAATGAATATCCAGTCATATGCTAAATTTTGGGTGCCCAgttctttacagagaacacactttttaatgcactgtttaTAGCTGAATTTAATGTATTGGGGAAAATTGTAAAAcctggcttgtgcaaaagttatggcacattgttttattttttccccaagatGTTAAACCAAAAGtgcaaaaccagcctgtttgcTGCAACCgagcaattatatatatatatatttttaaattacattgaTCTATTTGTCCTTGGTAGTGGCGCTCATGGTTTCATGACTAATGCAGTACAACACAGTACagacatttaacattttttcacTAAAAACTGAGTAAATGAGTCCAAGTGTGCATCCAACTATGTGAATATTGGAAGAGAACTTCCAAAGAAAAGTGGATCTCTAGTTATTTAGATAAAATGGCATTAGATTTAAAAGATGAAAATGGCCTAAGAGCTAAAACAGGCCTAAAAATACCGTTATTGCTCAGTCGGCAAAAAGAAGCAGTGGtatgttttagttttgacaTCAACTGAAACAAATGTATGAAACTAGGTATGCTGAAGCTGCCTAAACAGTCTTAATGTATTCTCAGAGAATTTCTAAATTATATTTAGTATGCAACATGAAAAATCTTAAAGGAGACATTCTAAGAGTTTTCTAACTCCCAGTGTGAATCACCTCTGTAGAATAATCTCAACATGAACTAAGAATGAAAGAGTCTCACTTGTAGAATGAGATGTCCGTGCTCACGGTGTTCCTGCAGGCTTCACATGTAGACATCTTGAAGGCAGTTGTTCCAAGTGAACAAGAAGGCTCTAGTGAGGAGGAATGGAGGTAGAGTCTGCTTTATAGCAGGCTAGTCAACATGGATTGGTCTGAACTGTCTGTGATAATGGGCAGTTGGTGATGTAATGGGCAATTGATACTGTTAAGATGTAGCCCATTTAGGCTGTCAATGTgtgatttcatttacatttcaacTTTCTGtaccatttcatttatttaggaAAAACTATGGATTCGtgt
It includes:
- the si:dkey-228b2.6 gene encoding si:dkey-228b2.6, whose protein sequence is MSTCEACRNTVSTDISFYNFPQKEGYLQQWIANMGKPEGWTPSESSVLCSAHFSPECFDGSAHLLPDAIPTVFSPAEFMEAQDVKKPGNLTEKQETSATLTETPRSMCDCEERLQTIENFYKLKLLTAQLQIKKYQKELSEQSHKAMKWQRKALVLQSAVKAMKLKKSTSSAETSASSEKQTDLAED